From one Rubrobacter xylanophilus genomic stretch:
- a CDS encoding heavy-metal-associated domain-containing protein — MPDVTLALKEPGREGGEERLERALRRLEFVRLVNVDRERGLVAVSYEGGGEELERIEEAARRAGYGVDPSAGAREVT; from the coding sequence GTGCCGGACGTGACGCTCGCCCTGAAGGAGCCCGGACGGGAAGGCGGCGAAGAGCGGCTGGAGCGCGCGCTGCGGCGGCTGGAGTTCGTGAGGCTGGTCAACGTGGACCGGGAGCGCGGCCTCGTCGCCGTCTCCTACGAGGGGGGCGGGGAGGAGCTCGAGAGAATAGAGGAGGCCGCGCGCCGGGCGGGCTACGGGGTAGATCCCTCCGCCGGGGCCCGGGAGGTCACCTGA
- a CDS encoding sodium:calcium antiporter yields the protein MTIVELVLSLGAILLAAFLFTNAVEILGERLDLGQGAVGSVLAAVGTALPETMIPIVAILGALILGNDPQTAGEIGVGAILGAPFLLATLAMCVIGASALLFRGRRESGVHLAIDEGVVARDIRFFLVFYAVAAAAGIIALPFYLKAAVGVVLLLAYAHYVRRTLASGGAELEEIPERLILWRFSSQPPTWAAAGQLLGALAVMIAGAEFFVDAVEHASRELGIPAGLISLVLAPLATELPEKFNSVIWLRENKDTLAFGNVSGAMVFQSTVPVTLGILFTPWDLKFLDLFSVGLALASGLVLFLMLRGKRRVRAEVLLGGGLMYAAFVVAAVVVVL from the coding sequence TTGACCATCGTAGAGCTCGTACTCTCGCTCGGCGCCATACTGCTCGCCGCCTTCCTCTTCACCAACGCCGTCGAGATCCTGGGCGAACGGCTCGACCTGGGGCAGGGGGCGGTGGGCAGCGTGCTCGCCGCCGTGGGCACCGCCCTGCCGGAGACCATGATCCCCATCGTCGCCATCCTCGGCGCCCTCATCCTCGGCAACGATCCCCAGACCGCCGGGGAGATCGGGGTCGGCGCGATCCTCGGGGCCCCCTTCCTGCTCGCCACCCTCGCCATGTGCGTCATAGGGGCCTCGGCGCTCCTTTTCCGGGGGCGGAGGGAGAGCGGTGTCCACCTCGCCATCGACGAGGGGGTGGTGGCCCGGGACATCCGCTTCTTCCTCGTCTTCTACGCCGTGGCCGCGGCCGCCGGGATCATCGCCCTGCCCTTCTACCTGAAGGCGGCGGTCGGGGTAGTGTTGCTCCTGGCCTACGCCCACTACGTACGGCGGACGCTCGCCTCCGGCGGGGCCGAGCTCGAGGAGATACCGGAGCGGCTCATCCTCTGGCGCTTCAGCTCGCAGCCGCCGACCTGGGCCGCCGCCGGCCAGCTGCTCGGGGCGCTCGCGGTCATGATCGCCGGGGCCGAGTTCTTCGTGGACGCCGTGGAGCACGCCTCGCGGGAGCTCGGGATCCCGGCCGGCCTCATCTCGCTCGTGCTCGCCCCGCTGGCCACCGAGCTGCCCGAGAAGTTCAACTCCGTCATCTGGCTCAGGGAGAACAAGGACACTCTGGCCTTCGGGAACGTCAGCGGGGCGATGGTCTTCCAGAGCACCGTGCCGGTGACCCTGGGTATCCTGTTCACGCCGTGGGATCTGAAGTTCCTCGATCTTTTCTCCGTGGGGCTCGCGCTGGCCTCGGGGCTCGTGCTGTTTCTGATGCTGCGGGGCAAGCGGCGCGTGCGGGCTGAGGTGCTGCTCGGCGGCGGGTTGATGTACGCGGCCTTTGTCGTTGCGGCGGTCGTCGTGGTCCTGTAG
- a CDS encoding type 1 glutamine amidotransferase: MKLTIHHLYADMMNLYGDRGNVLSIKKRCEWRGIPVEVVDVGVGEPIRPTGCDVFLFGGGQDREQALLAGDLAGKKGAELRAIVEDGGVVLGVCGGYQLMGHSYETPEGEKLPGIGVFDLHTEPRRPGEERLIGNVLVRVELGGESRELVGFENHGGRTYLGDVEPLGTVLYGHGNNGRDGTEGARRLNAYGTYLHGSLLPKNPWFTDHLILSALRRVDDSFELEPLDDTLERRAFEAMASRLRGRGGS; the protein is encoded by the coding sequence TTGAAGCTCACCATCCACCACCTCTACGCCGACATGATGAACCTCTACGGGGACCGGGGGAACGTGCTCTCCATAAAGAAGCGCTGCGAGTGGCGCGGCATCCCCGTGGAGGTCGTGGACGTGGGGGTGGGGGAGCCCATCCGCCCCACCGGCTGCGACGTCTTCCTCTTCGGCGGCGGTCAGGACAGGGAGCAGGCACTCCTGGCCGGGGATCTGGCCGGGAAAAAGGGCGCTGAGCTCAGGGCCATCGTGGAGGACGGCGGGGTGGTCCTGGGGGTGTGCGGCGGCTACCAGCTGATGGGACACAGCTACGAGACCCCGGAGGGAGAGAAGCTGCCGGGCATCGGCGTCTTCGATTTGCACACCGAGCCCCGCAGGCCCGGGGAGGAGCGCCTGATCGGGAACGTCCTCGTCCGGGTGGAGCTCGGGGGCGAGAGCCGCGAGCTCGTCGGCTTCGAGAACCACGGCGGGCGCACCTACCTGGGGGACGTGGAGCCTTTGGGGACCGTGCTGTACGGGCACGGCAACAACGGCAGGGACGGCACCGAGGGCGCCCGGCGCCTCAATGCCTACGGCACCTACCTGCACGGCTCGCTCCTGCCCAAGAACCCCTGGTTCACCGACCACCTCATCCTGAGCGCGCTGCGGAGGGTCGACGATTCCTTCGAGCTCGAGCCGCTGGACGACACGCTCGAGAGGCGGGCCTTCGAGGCGATGGCCTCCCGCCTCCGCGGCAGGGGGGGCTCCTAG
- the larB gene encoding nickel pincer cofactor biosynthesis protein LarB — MRLREILDAVAQGTIPPERAEDLLQSGEVRYLDGLAVLDTSRAIRKGVPEVVYAGAKTPEQVAKICAALVEPGRRVIVSAASGEHEAALRAALPDTPVRRSGRALVAGSGEPEPTGARIGAICAGTSDIPVLEEAVAVAREMGAETRSFYDVGVAGLHRLEQPLQELRSFDPDCLIVAAGMEGALPTVVSALVDVPVIGLPTSAGYGLGGDGSAAILGMLQTCSPGLAVVNVDNGVGAGATAALIANRATRRARCGPS, encoded by the coding sequence ATGCGGCTGAGAGAGATACTTGACGCGGTGGCGCAGGGGACGATCCCCCCGGAGAGGGCAGAGGATCTCCTGCAGAGCGGCGAGGTGCGCTATCTGGACGGCCTGGCGGTGCTCGATACGAGTCGCGCGATCCGCAAGGGGGTGCCGGAGGTGGTCTACGCGGGGGCGAAGACCCCGGAGCAGGTTGCGAAGATCTGTGCGGCCCTCGTGGAGCCGGGGCGGCGGGTGATCGTGAGCGCCGCCTCCGGGGAGCACGAGGCGGCGCTCCGGGCGGCCCTCCCCGACACCCCGGTGCGGCGCTCGGGGAGGGCGCTGGTCGCGGGCTCCGGCGAGCCCGAGCCGACGGGGGCGCGGATCGGGGCGATCTGCGCGGGCACCTCGGACATCCCGGTCCTGGAGGAGGCCGTGGCGGTGGCCCGGGAGATGGGCGCCGAGACCCGGAGCTTCTACGACGTGGGGGTGGCGGGGCTGCACCGGCTGGAGCAGCCGCTGCAGGAGCTGCGCTCCTTCGACCCCGACTGCCTGATCGTCGCCGCCGGCATGGAGGGCGCACTCCCCACGGTGGTCTCCGCACTGGTGGACGTCCCGGTCATAGGGCTCCCGACCTCCGCCGGCTACGGCCTCGGCGGCGACGGGTCGGCGGCGATCCTGGGGATGCTCCAGACCTGCTCGCCGGGGCTCGCGGTGGTGAACGTGGACAACGGAGTGGGCGCGGGAGCCACGGCCGCCTTGATCGCCAACCGCGCCACCCGCCGGGCAAGATGCGGGCCTTCGTAG
- a CDS encoding Mur ligase family protein, whose translation MVLLRDARLSGAIAAARAARVASRLLRAGGGSTVPGVVARRVDPYVLQALSERLPRGAVAVTGTNGKTTTARMAGAILRAAGVRTVSNFTGANLVTGVTAALVADSDLAGRPAAEMGLFEVDEASVPRVASETRLRLLAVLNLFRDQLDRYGELTHTAKVIASAFGHLPPGAAVLLNADDPLVASLGRSAARPLYYGVDEPALDTGRLQHVADSKDCPLCGAPLSYSAVYMGHVGVYRCGRCGFGRPEPAYRARRVRLQGARGTTFVLSGPAGEREVRLQLPGLYNVYNALAAAAVAGEAGAGMEHVVRGLEGFGGAFGRVERVRAGDREVFLLLIKNPVGFNEILRTFIAGGDARHVLIVINDKDADGRDVSWLWDVDLEMLAAARDRGLLSEMQPIMAGGLRAEDMAVRLKYAGLPVGEVVPGCDQALRRALNTTPPGETLYVLPTYTAMLEIRRALSEMGYTHPFWEDR comes from the coding sequence ATGGTGCTGCTGCGGGACGCAAGGCTCTCCGGCGCGATAGCGGCGGCCCGGGCGGCCCGGGTCGCGAGCCGGCTGCTGCGAGCCGGGGGCGGCTCCACCGTTCCCGGCGTGGTCGCGAGGAGGGTCGACCCGTACGTCCTGCAGGCCCTCTCCGAGCGGCTGCCGCGTGGAGCGGTGGCCGTGACCGGGACCAACGGCAAGACCACCACCGCCCGGATGGCGGGCGCCATCCTGCGCGCGGCCGGCGTCCGCACGGTCAGCAACTTCACCGGGGCGAACCTGGTGACCGGGGTCACCGCGGCGCTCGTCGCGGACTCGGACCTCGCCGGCAGGCCCGCCGCGGAGATGGGGCTCTTCGAGGTGGACGAGGCGAGCGTCCCGAGGGTGGCGTCCGAAACGAGGCTGCGCCTGCTCGCCGTCCTGAACCTCTTCCGGGACCAGCTCGACCGCTACGGGGAGCTGACCCACACCGCCAAGGTGATAGCCTCCGCCTTCGGGCACCTGCCGCCCGGGGCGGCGGTGCTCCTGAACGCCGACGACCCGCTGGTGGCGAGCCTCGGGCGCTCGGCCGCGCGCCCGCTCTACTACGGGGTGGACGAGCCGGCCCTCGACACCGGGCGCCTGCAGCACGTGGCGGACTCCAAGGACTGCCCCCTCTGCGGGGCTCCGCTCTCCTACTCGGCGGTGTATATGGGACACGTCGGGGTCTACCGGTGCGGCCGCTGCGGCTTCGGGCGGCCGGAGCCGGCCTACCGGGCGCGCCGGGTGCGCCTGCAGGGGGCCCGCGGCACCACGTTCGTCCTCTCCGGCCCGGCGGGGGAGAGGGAAGTACGCCTGCAGCTCCCCGGCCTCTACAACGTGTACAACGCGCTGGCCGCCGCCGCGGTCGCTGGGGAAGCCGGCGCCGGGATGGAGCACGTCGTCCGGGGGCTCGAGGGCTTCGGGGGCGCCTTCGGGCGGGTCGAGAGGGTTCGGGCCGGGGACAGGGAGGTCTTCCTGCTGCTCATAAAGAACCCCGTGGGGTTCAACGAGATCCTGCGCACCTTCATCGCCGGGGGCGACGCCCGGCACGTGCTCATCGTCATAAACGACAAGGATGCCGACGGCCGGGACGTCTCCTGGCTGTGGGACGTGGATCTCGAGATGCTCGCCGCGGCCCGCGACCGGGGACTGCTCTCGGAGATGCAGCCGATCATGGCCGGCGGCCTCCGGGCAGAGGACATGGCCGTGCGGCTGAAGTATGCCGGGCTGCCGGTGGGCGAGGTCGTCCCGGGCTGCGACCAGGCTCTGCGCCGGGCTCTGAACACGACCCCGCCCGGGGAGACCCTGTACGTGCTCCCGACCTACACCGCCATGCTGGAGATCCGGCGCGCCTTGAGCGAGATGGGATACACCCACCCCTTCTGGGAGGACCGTTGA
- a CDS encoding S1C family serine protease translates to MKIFENLSASSRVEPAELDPYSRTVREVARKLEPAVVALGVPGGRGGGSGVILGLDEGAATAVTNSHVVQGLRARGRAEELSVVQSGGGTAPAEVLGFDPPSDLAVVRFSPEEEPVVAELGDADNLVVGQLVVAIGSPLGFQSTVTAGVVSALGRTLRGEGRRLIENVIQTDAAINPGNSGGPLADANGRVVGINTAIIGGAQGIGFAIPVSAAFRRVVFSLVTEGRVLRAYLGVMVQSQPAGAGGGARVESVATNSPAERAGLRPGDVIVGFEDHPVRNTDDLLSLLDGSVIGSDVQIRVLRRGKELSLSIRPREYREE, encoded by the coding sequence ATGAAGATCTTCGAGAACCTGTCGGCGAGCTCGCGGGTGGAACCCGCCGAGCTCGACCCCTATTCCCGCACCGTCCGGGAGGTGGCCAGAAAGCTCGAGCCAGCCGTCGTAGCGCTCGGGGTGCCCGGCGGCCGGGGTGGGGGGAGCGGTGTGATCCTGGGGTTGGATGAGGGGGCGGCCACCGCAGTCACGAACAGCCACGTGGTGCAGGGCCTCCGCGCGCGGGGGAGGGCGGAGGAGCTCTCGGTCGTCCAGTCCGGCGGCGGGACGGCCCCGGCCGAGGTACTGGGCTTCGACCCCCCGAGCGACCTGGCCGTGGTCCGCTTCTCTCCCGAGGAGGAGCCCGTGGTCGCCGAGCTGGGCGACGCCGACAACCTCGTGGTCGGCCAGCTCGTGGTGGCCATCGGGAGTCCTCTGGGCTTCCAGAGCACGGTGACCGCCGGGGTGGTGAGCGCGCTCGGGCGCACCCTGCGGGGGGAGGGCCGGCGCCTGATCGAGAACGTGATCCAGACCGACGCCGCGATCAACCCCGGCAACTCCGGCGGACCGCTGGCCGACGCGAACGGGAGGGTGGTCGGGATCAACACGGCGATCATCGGGGGCGCCCAGGGGATCGGCTTCGCCATCCCGGTCTCGGCCGCCTTCCGGCGGGTGGTCTTCTCGCTGGTCACCGAGGGCCGGGTGCTCAGGGCCTACCTGGGGGTGATGGTGCAGAGCCAGCCCGCCGGAGCGGGCGGCGGCGCCCGGGTGGAGAGCGTAGCCACGAACAGCCCGGCCGAGCGGGCCGGGCTCAGGCCCGGAGACGTGATCGTGGGCTTCGAGGACCACCCCGTGCGCAACACGGACGACCTGCTGAGCCTGCTGGACGGGTCGGTGATCGGGAGTGACGTCCAGATCCGGGTGCTGCGCCGCGGGAAGGAGCTCTCGCTGAGCATCCGGCCCCGGGAGTACCGGGAGGAGTAG
- a CDS encoding ACP S-malonyltransferase, with product MRAFVFPGQGGKAEDPPEEMLPVIRRVVGERIPDQVKFFARAARDADESRRLEIRPDVVAGHSLGEYGAAYAAGCFDLETGLWLVANRDRFLSEVAKKTPGGMVAVVKASPEEVERALAGAEGSVVANYNSPRQAVISGLREALGEAVARVRGRKIPLNVPFAAHSPYVAAAGEKMRELLDSVDFRRPEVPLVSAVDGSVLESAEAVKEALKRQMEAPVRWVQVVETLARMRVVEWIELGGGNVLTRMLRDFELPSLRGMTFEDLRARIGRQAQNLLPKREEESR from the coding sequence ATGAGAGCTTTCGTATTCCCGGGACAGGGCGGCAAAGCGGAGGATCCCCCGGAGGAGATGCTCCCCGTCATCCGGCGCGTCGTAGGGGAGCGCATCCCGGACCAGGTGAAGTTCTTCGCCCGCGCGGCGCGCGACGCCGACGAGAGCCGGCGGCTCGAGATCCGGCCGGACGTGGTCGCCGGGCACTCCCTGGGTGAGTACGGCGCGGCCTACGCCGCCGGGTGCTTCGACCTGGAGACCGGCCTCTGGCTGGTGGCCAACAGGGACCGCTTCCTCTCCGAGGTGGCTAAGAAGACCCCGGGGGGCATGGTCGCCGTCGTCAAGGCCAGCCCCGAAGAGGTCGAGCGGGCGCTCGCGGGGGCCGAGGGCTCGGTGGTGGCAAACTACAACTCGCCCCGGCAGGCGGTGATCTCCGGCCTGAGGGAGGCGTTGGGCGAGGCGGTGGCCCGGGTGCGGGGCAGGAAGATCCCGCTGAACGTCCCCTTCGCGGCCCACTCGCCCTACGTGGCCGCCGCCGGGGAGAAGATGCGTGAGCTTCTGGACTCGGTGGATTTCCGCAGACCCGAGGTGCCGCTGGTCAGCGCGGTGGACGGCTCGGTGCTGGAGAGCGCCGAGGCGGTGAAGGAGGCGCTCAAGCGGCAGATGGAGGCCCCGGTCCGCTGGGTGCAGGTGGTGGAGACGCTGGCCCGGATGCGGGTGGTCGAGTGGATAGAGCTCGGCGGCGGCAACGTGCTCACCCGGATGCTCAGGGACTTCGAGCTGCCCTCGCTGCGGGGGATGACCTTCGAGGACCTGCGGGCCCGCATCGGTCGCCAGGCCCAGAACCTCCTCCCGAAGCGGGAGGAGGAGAGCAGATAA
- the thpR gene encoding RNA 2',3'-cyclic phosphodiesterase, whose amino-acid sequence MRAFVAILPPREVREALSRAARSLPVIGVRWVRPENIHLTLKFLGEVPEDLIPRMSAALSEVARLEHPFRIEPEGFGAFPSPERARVLWAGIGEGSERLEELAAAVEEALSPLGFERERRPFRAHLTLGRARGRPTRLETVEPDREIPGFTAGALHLMRSAQGPSGVYYESLLEHPFSER is encoded by the coding sequence ATGCGGGCCTTCGTAGCGATCCTCCCCCCGCGGGAGGTCCGGGAGGCCCTCTCCCGCGCGGCCCGCTCCCTGCCGGTGATCGGGGTGCGCTGGGTGCGCCCGGAGAACATCCACCTGACCCTGAAGTTCCTCGGCGAGGTCCCGGAGGACCTTATCCCCCGGATGTCCGCCGCTCTCTCGGAGGTCGCCCGCCTGGAGCACCCCTTCCGCATCGAGCCCGAGGGCTTCGGTGCCTTCCCCTCCCCGGAGAGGGCGCGCGTCCTCTGGGCCGGAATCGGGGAGGGCTCCGAACGCCTGGAGGAGCTGGCCGCGGCGGTGGAGGAGGCGCTCTCCCCTCTGGGCTTCGAGCGCGAACGCCGCCCCTTCCGGGCTCATCTCACCCTCGGCCGCGCCCGCGGGCGTCCGACGCGACTGGAGACCGTGGAGCCGGACCGCGAGATCCCAGGCTTCACCGCCGGAGCGCTACACCTGATGAGGAGCGCCCAGGGTCCCTCGGGCGTGTACTACGAGAGCCTCCTGGAGCACCCCTTCTCAGAACGCTGA
- a CDS encoding TerC family protein, with translation MDFLSGELAARFLGVLMIDLILSGDNAVVIALAVRQLHGKTRKRAIFWGAFGAVALRLIFAAVITYLLRIPLLQAIGAVLLVWIAWKLLFQDHGEPEEDVEAAGNIWEAIRIIIAADAIMSLDNVVALVGVSGGNLWLLVFGLALTIPLIVWGSTILSALMDRLPWLVYVGSGVLIYVAVEMFFKDRVIHDWLGGSLEGIEWMIGVAAAIVFMLFGWWYARRVRRRETAPRVR, from the coding sequence ATGGATTTTTTGAGCGGAGAGCTCGCGGCCCGTTTTCTCGGGGTGCTCATGATAGACCTCATCCTCTCCGGCGACAACGCGGTGGTGATCGCGCTGGCCGTGCGCCAGCTGCACGGCAAGACCCGCAAGCGGGCGATCTTCTGGGGTGCCTTCGGCGCGGTGGCGCTCCGCCTGATCTTCGCCGCCGTCATCACCTACCTGCTCAGGATACCGCTGTTGCAGGCCATCGGGGCGGTGCTGTTGGTGTGGATCGCCTGGAAGCTCCTCTTCCAGGATCACGGGGAGCCGGAGGAGGACGTGGAGGCCGCGGGGAACATCTGGGAGGCCATAAGGATCATCATCGCGGCCGACGCGATCATGTCGCTGGACAACGTGGTGGCGCTGGTCGGGGTCTCCGGGGGCAACCTGTGGCTCTTGGTCTTCGGGCTCGCGCTGACCATCCCGCTCATCGTGTGGGGCAGCACCATCCTCTCGGCGCTGATGGACCGCCTGCCGTGGCTGGTGTACGTGGGGTCGGGGGTTCTGATCTACGTCGCCGTCGAGATGTTCTTCAAGGACCGCGTGATCCACGACTGGCTCGGGGGCTCGCTGGAGGGGATAGAGTGGATGATCGGGGTGGCCGCGGCGATCGTCTTCATGCTCTTCGGCTGGTGGTACGCCCGCCGGGTCCGGCGGCGGGAGACGGCCCCGCGGGTCAGGTGA
- a CDS encoding proton-conducting membrane transporter, translating to MSVLVELKRRDLEEVKALSREEAVEIMRQAGIVGAGGGGFPTYFKYKNPQPRLIVNATESEPGYWADKLLHRVYFEEFLRLYEALKAIFGFEQIIMGVHFKDEEWFAPYRESADGLYEVVLVPDKYAMGEEKTLIKNIFRDDREKWVPRRVELPDGSRRPGIPPDAGHIVNNSETLFNIYRALFLGRPVTTKYLQVFGPDLPLKVYEVPIGASATEVLGIAGVDVEANAGRLSVIDGGPYLNEMGIEALGEGDCYVRRTTNGLLVIPKGVASKEYAGIKTRAPEEGIVSLVGRVSGVSVPLGGRFLRPARPLVSEGEEVDYEQKIGEPVDEGFSIGVWASMAGTVSSVEDGVVSISGGAVPQEEARAQTEAEATR from the coding sequence GTGAGCGTCTTGGTCGAGTTGAAGCGGCGTGATCTCGAGGAAGTAAAGGCGTTGAGCCGCGAGGAGGCCGTCGAGATCATGCGCCAGGCCGGTATCGTGGGGGCCGGGGGAGGGGGTTTCCCGACCTACTTCAAGTACAAGAACCCGCAGCCGCGCCTCATCGTCAACGCCACCGAGTCGGAACCCGGCTACTGGGCGGACAAGCTCTTGCACAGGGTCTACTTCGAGGAGTTCCTCCGGCTGTACGAGGCGCTGAAAGCCATCTTCGGCTTCGAGCAGATCATCATGGGCGTCCACTTCAAGGACGAGGAGTGGTTTGCCCCGTACAGGGAAAGCGCCGACGGGCTCTACGAGGTCGTTCTGGTGCCGGACAAGTACGCGATGGGCGAGGAGAAGACGCTCATCAAGAACATCTTCAGGGACGACCGGGAGAAGTGGGTGCCGCGCCGGGTGGAGCTACCCGACGGCTCCCGGCGGCCCGGCATCCCGCCGGATGCCGGGCACATCGTGAACAACTCGGAGACCCTCTTCAACATCTACCGGGCGCTCTTTCTGGGCAGGCCGGTCACAACCAAGTACCTGCAGGTCTTCGGCCCGGACCTGCCGCTCAAGGTCTACGAGGTCCCGATCGGGGCCTCCGCCACGGAGGTGCTCGGGATCGCCGGGGTCGACGTGGAGGCGAACGCCGGCAGGCTCTCGGTGATCGACGGCGGCCCCTACCTGAACGAGATGGGCATCGAGGCTCTGGGCGAGGGCGACTGCTACGTCCGGCGCACCACCAACGGGCTGCTGGTGATCCCGAAGGGGGTGGCCAGCAAGGAGTACGCGGGCATAAAGACCAGAGCGCCGGAGGAGGGGATCGTCTCGCTCGTCGGCCGGGTCTCGGGGGTGAGCGTCCCGCTCGGCGGGCGCTTCCTCAGGCCCGCCCGGCCGCTGGTCTCCGAGGGCGAGGAGGTCGACTACGAGCAGAAGATAGGCGAGCCCGTCGACGAGGGCTTCTCCATCGGGGTCTGGGCGAGCATGGCCGGGACCGTCTCCTCGGTGGAGGACGGGGTGGTCTCGATCTCCGGCGGCGCAGTGCCGCAGGAGGAGGCCCGGGCCCAGACGGAGGCCGAGGCCACCAGATAG
- a CDS encoding diacylglycerol/lipid kinase family protein encodes MEPSEIHLILNPTAGRGRAAALRPEISRFLEERGARAVWHVTRRPGHAGQIVGELPPGAPAVAVGGDGTVHEVARACAGTGRPMGVLPAGSGNDYVKALGIGGNLRRAMEVVLAGEVREVDVGEVNGELFDNGLGIGFDAEVAAGVVKAPAYLGGTGRYMWSVAKLLWGFTCHPARLAFDDGTVVESETILVAVALGTTYGARFRLAPEARLDDGAFDVVWSDRVSRAEVIRLIPSALRGTLLRHPKVHMHRAREVEVELGRVVPAHVDGEILPPTRSFRARVLPRALRVLAPLR; translated from the coding sequence GTGGAGCCTTCCGAGATACATCTCATCCTCAACCCGACGGCGGGGCGGGGCCGGGCGGCGGCGCTGAGGCCGGAGATCTCGCGTTTCCTGGAGGAGCGGGGCGCGCGGGCCGTCTGGCACGTGACCCGGCGGCCGGGTCACGCGGGGCAGATCGTGGGTGAGCTCCCGCCGGGCGCTCCGGCGGTGGCCGTCGGGGGGGACGGTACGGTGCACGAGGTGGCGCGGGCCTGCGCCGGCACCGGGCGTCCGATGGGGGTGCTGCCGGCCGGGAGCGGCAACGACTACGTAAAGGCCCTCGGTATCGGCGGGAACCTGCGCCGGGCGATGGAGGTGGTGCTCGCGGGCGAGGTGCGCGAGGTGGACGTCGGGGAGGTCAACGGAGAGCTCTTCGACAACGGGCTCGGCATCGGCTTCGACGCCGAGGTGGCCGCAGGGGTGGTCAAGGCACCGGCCTACCTGGGGGGCACCGGGCGGTACATGTGGTCCGTGGCGAAGCTGCTGTGGGGCTTCACGTGCCACCCGGCGCGGCTCGCCTTCGACGACGGGACGGTGGTGGAGTCCGAGACCATCCTGGTGGCGGTGGCGCTCGGCACCACCTACGGGGCCAGGTTCCGCCTCGCGCCGGAGGCCCGCCTGGACGACGGTGCGTTCGACGTGGTGTGGTCTGACCGGGTGAGCCGCGCCGAGGTGATAAGGCTCATCCCCTCGGCGCTCCGGGGCACCCTCCTGCGACATCCGAAGGTACACATGCACCGGGCCCGGGAGGTGGAGGTGGAGCTCGGCCGGGTCGTTCCGGCGCACGTGGACGGTGAGATCCTCCCCCCCACCCGCAGCTTCAGGGCCCGGGTGCTGCCGCGGGCGCTGCGGGTTCTGGCTCCTCTTCGGTAG
- a CDS encoding SDR family oxidoreductase, with translation MSGVAAVVGVGPGLGAAVARRFARGGYAVALMVRRRESLEPVREEIEAAGGTASAIPADASDPSSVAAAFRRVREELGDPEVLVYNAGAFQPGGILEITPGRFEECWRINCAGAFYAAREVLPAMAEKGRGTVLLTGATASLRGSAKFAALAVGKFGLRALAQSMAREFGPRGVHVAHVVIDGQIDTPQVRRRYPGREAHTMLSPESIAETYWQLHSQPPDAWTLELDLRPSVERF, from the coding sequence GTGAGCGGGGTCGCGGCGGTGGTCGGGGTGGGCCCGGGGCTCGGGGCCGCCGTGGCCCGCCGCTTCGCCCGCGGGGGCTACGCGGTCGCGCTCATGGTGCGCCGCCGGGAGAGCCTGGAGCCGGTGCGCGAGGAGATAGAAGCAGCCGGAGGCACGGCGTCGGCCATTCCCGCCGACGCCTCAGATCCCTCCTCGGTCGCCGCCGCCTTCCGGCGGGTAAGGGAGGAGCTCGGCGACCCGGAGGTGCTCGTGTACAACGCCGGGGCCTTCCAGCCGGGCGGCATCCTGGAGATCACCCCCGGGAGGTTCGAGGAGTGCTGGAGGATCAACTGCGCCGGGGCCTTCTATGCGGCCCGCGAGGTGCTCCCCGCGATGGCGGAGAAGGGGCGCGGGACGGTCCTGCTCACCGGGGCGACCGCCTCGCTGCGCGGCTCGGCGAAGTTCGCGGCGCTCGCGGTGGGGAAGTTCGGGCTGCGGGCGCTGGCGCAGTCGATGGCCCGCGAGTTCGGCCCGCGGGGGGTGCACGTGGCCCACGTCGTCATCGACGGCCAGATAGACACCCCGCAGGTCCGGCGGCGGTACCCGGGGCGCGAGGCGCACACGATGCTCTCCCCGGAGAGCATAGCCGAGACCTACTGGCAGCTGCACTCCCAGCCGCCGGACGCCTGGACGCTGGAGCTGGACCTGAGGCCCTCGGTGGAGCGCTTCTAG